DNA sequence from the Streptomyces sp. MST-110588 genome:
GGAGCGGCAGAAGCGGGCCAGTTCGTCGCGGCTGAGCGTGTCCTGCGGGTCGCGCAGGATGACGCACGCGGCGATCTCCTCGCCGTACTTCTCGTCCGGCACGCCGACCACCTGCACATCGGCGATCTTGGGGTGGGTGTGGAGGAACTCCTCGATCTCCCGGGGGTAGACGTTCTCCCCGCCCCTGATGATCATGTCCTTGATGCGGCCGACGATCCGCAGGTACCCGTCCTCGTTCATGACGGCCAGGTCGCCGGTGTGCATCCAGCGTTCGGCGTCGATGACCTCGTCCGTCCGCTCCGGCTCCTCCCAGTAGCCCAGCATCACGCTGTAGCCGCGGGTGCACAGCTCCCCCGGCTCGCCGCGCGGCACCGTACGGCCGCTGACCGGGTGGACGACCTTGACCTCGATGTGGGGCAGCACTCGTCCGACCGTCGCGGTGCGGTGCTCCAGGTCGTCCTCGCGGCGGGTCTGGGTGGAGACGGGCGAGGTCTCGGTCATGCCGTAGCAGATGGAGACCTCGGACATGTGCATCTCGGACACCACCCGCCGCATCACCTCTTCCGGGCAGGGCGATCCCGCCATGATGCCCGTACGCAGCGACGTCAGGTCGTACGAGGCGAAGCCGGGGTGGTCCAGTTCGGCGATGAACATCGTCGGGACGCCGTACAGGGAGGTGCAGCGCTCGTCCTGGACGGCCTGGAGGGTGGCGGCGGGGTCGAAGGAGGGCGCCGGGATGACGACGCACGCGCCGTGCGAGGTGGCGGCGAGGTTGCCCATGACCATGCCGAAGCAGTGGTAGAAGGGCACCGGCAGACAGATCCGGTCCCGTTCGGTGTAGCCGAGGGTCCGGCCCACCCAGTAGCCGTTGTTGAGGATGTTGTGGTGGGAGAGGGTGGCGCCCTTGGGGAAGCCGGTGGTCCCTGAGGTGTACTGGATGTTGACCGGGTCGTGCGGGGACAGCCGCTCCAGCGCCGCGGCCAGCTTGGCGTGCGGCACGCCCGCCCCGGCCGCCAGCAGCCCGCCCCAGGTCGGGTCGTCGATGTAGATGACGTCGCGCAGTGCCGGGCTCTCCGCGCGGACCTGTTCGATCATCCGGCGGTAGTCACTGGTCTTGTGGGCGGTCGCGGAGACCAGGACCCCTATGGCGGCCTGCTTGAGCACGTACGCCAGCTCGTGCACCCGGTACGCCGGGTTGATGTTGACCATGACGGCGCCGATGCGCGCGGTGGCGTACTGGACCAGCACCCATTCGGGGCAGTTAGGCGCCCAGACCCCGACCCGGTCCCCCTTGCCGACGCCCTTGGCGAGCAGCCCGAGCGCGACCTCGTCCACGGCCCGGCCGAACTCGGCGTACGTCCAGCGCCGCCCGCCGGCCATGTCGACCAGGGCCTCGCGGTCGCCGAACTTTTCGATCGTACGGGCGAGGTCGGCGCCGATGGTGCGGTCGAGCAGCGGCGCCTCCCGCGCTCCGCGCGCGTAGGCCAGGCCCTCCTGCGCCAGGTCGTGCACCACGGGGGCCGGCGGGGTCGATGTCATCGGTGGTCCTCCTGCCGGTGTAACGCTCGTACGGCGCGAGCACCTCACGCGAGTGGGCAACGCCCAGCGCCCCGGTGCGCGGCCCCGGCGCTCAGCCTACCGTCAGCACCGCGGGCCACGGGGAATCACACCGCGAGGAACGTCCACGGGTCGGCAGCCGGCCTGGACGGCGGAAAGCCGCAGGCGCGAGGGCCGGCGTCACAGCGGCGCCTGGGCGGATGAGGACACCGCCTTCGCCAGCGCCTCGTCGTCCACGAGGCCCGCCTTGATGGCCTTGACCACCGCACTCGTACGGTTGGCGGCGTCAAGCTTCAGGAGCACGCTGCTCACCAGGCGTTTGGCGCCGTGCTCGGAGATGCGCAGCCGCCGGCCGATCTGTTTGTTGCTCAGCCCGTGGACCAGCAGCATGAGTGTCTCGGTCTCCCGGCCGGTCAGGCGGGCGGGGCGGTGCCCGGCCGCGGGTACGCCACCGGCCTGGCGGATCAGTTGCCGCCCCACTTCCAGCGGGATCGCCATCTCACCGGCGGCCAACTGGCCCAGTGCCCGCCCCAGTGCCTGGGCCGACAGCTTCCGGCGGACCAGATAGCCGTCGGCGGCGCACACGGCCAGCTCCGCTCCCGTGCCCATCTCGTGTTCTTCGACGATCACCAGCCATCGGCACCGTGGTCCGCCGATCTCTTCCCGCTGCGCCTGAGTGCGCCGGCGCAGCGCGCTGCTCACCACGATCACATCGGGGGCGAACGCCCGTACCGCGGGGGCGAATTCCCTTTCGTCGACGACGAAGGACGCTTCGATGTCGAGCGGGAGAGCGGGAATCAGCGCCTGTAGCCCGAGCCGGAGTATTTCGTCCTCCACGAATAACGCCACCCGAATCCGGGACCGCTCCGACGACTGGTCCGGATGGGCTGGGTGTGCGATTTCCATGAATCCCCGTATCTCCGGCCGGTGGACCTCCGTATGCATCGGGACGCTACTCAGCGGACAAGCA
Encoded proteins:
- a CDS encoding AMP-binding protein; this translates as MTSTPPAPVVHDLAQEGLAYARGAREAPLLDRTIGADLARTIEKFGDREALVDMAGGRRWTYAEFGRAVDEVALGLLAKGVGKGDRVGVWAPNCPEWVLVQYATARIGAVMVNINPAYRVHELAYVLKQAAIGVLVSATAHKTSDYRRMIEQVRAESPALRDVIYIDDPTWGGLLAAGAGVPHAKLAAALERLSPHDPVNIQYTSGTTGFPKGATLSHHNILNNGYWVGRTLGYTERDRICLPVPFYHCFGMVMGNLAATSHGACVVIPAPSFDPAATLQAVQDERCTSLYGVPTMFIAELDHPGFASYDLTSLRTGIMAGSPCPEEVMRRVVSEMHMSEVSICYGMTETSPVSTQTRREDDLEHRTATVGRVLPHIEVKVVHPVSGRTVPRGEPGELCTRGYSVMLGYWEEPERTDEVIDAERWMHTGDLAVMNEDGYLRIVGRIKDMIIRGGENVYPREIEEFLHTHPKIADVQVVGVPDEKYGEEIAACVILRDPQDTLSRDELARFCRSRLAHYKVPRYLHILDAFPMTVSGKVRKVELRERLARELDRGTERTEGTESTKGAQEAEAAAPRPPGS
- a CDS encoding LuxR C-terminal-related transcriptional regulator, with the translated sequence MEDEILRLGLQALIPALPLDIEASFVVDEREFAPAVRAFAPDVIVVSSALRRRTQAQREEIGGPRCRWLVIVEEHEMGTGAELAVCAADGYLVRRKLSAQALGRALGQLAAGEMAIPLEVGRQLIRQAGGVPAAGHRPARLTGRETETLMLLVHGLSNKQIGRRLRISEHGAKRLVSSVLLKLDAANRTSAVVKAIKAGLVDDEALAKAVSSSAQAPL